From a single Sphingobium lignivorans genomic region:
- a CDS encoding cytochrome c oxidase assembly protein, with protein sequence MDRTWIPYCGVAPLPSDWLTRWNFDPLVIAALLLAGLWAWRRGADRTSASLGLACLALLFLSPLCALSSALFGVRVVHHVLLTAVAAPLLVRGLGLRSPGGAAYWAGAHALLFWIWHAPGPYAFALSSDAAYWLMQASLLGSALGFWAALRGTADSSAIGLLLIMMVQMGLLGALITFATQPMYAPHWLSTQPWGLTPLEDQQVGGLIMWAPASALYLGAALLRGWRMLTPARALPA encoded by the coding sequence ATGGATCGCACCTGGATACCTTATTGCGGCGTGGCGCCACTGCCGTCCGACTGGCTGACGCGCTGGAATTTCGATCCGCTCGTGATCGCCGCGCTGCTGCTGGCGGGCCTCTGGGCCTGGCGGCGTGGGGCGGACCGGACATCCGCGAGCCTCGGCCTTGCCTGCCTTGCGCTGCTCTTCCTATCGCCGCTCTGCGCGCTGTCTTCCGCGCTGTTCGGGGTGCGCGTGGTCCATCATGTCCTGCTGACGGCGGTGGCGGCGCCGTTGCTCGTCCGGGGTCTGGGGCTGCGCTCGCCGGGCGGCGCGGCTTACTGGGCAGGCGCGCACGCGCTGCTGTTCTGGATATGGCATGCGCCGGGGCCTTATGCCTTCGCGCTCTCCAGCGATGCCGCCTACTGGCTGATGCAGGCCAGCCTGCTCGGCAGCGCCCTCGGCTTCTGGGCAGCGCTGCGAGGCACGGCGGACAGCTCGGCCATCGGCCTGCTGCTCATCATGATGGTGCAGATGGGCCTGCTCGGCGCGCTCATCACCTTCGCCACGCAACCCATGTACGCGCCGCACTGGCTGAGCACGCAGCCCTGGGGCCTCACGCCGCTGGAGGACCAGCAGGTGGGCGGCCTCATCATGTGGGCGCCGGCCTCCGCGCTTTATCTCGGCGCCGCGCTGCTGCGCGGCTGGCGGATGCTCACGCCCGCGCGAGCCCTGCCGGCATGA
- a CDS encoding YihY/virulence factor BrkB family protein has product MTPSEGPVTEDGQPISRQEAEMLADTLPGARGESPLQLPRAAWWSIVKRIYVMIGFHNLSLLAAGVAFYAFLAFVPLIASIVLLYGLIGDPQSVAANVTLLEGIVPPEVLTILKEQLLAIVTSSKTAQGLGLFIALFFSLYGAMRAATAMITALNVIYEEYETRNFIRTTGLAAAITLGMVMVAIIGTVAISLFTYARNFLAPYIGSAAALLIQGLTWLFAGALISLTFAVFFRYAPDRRAAKWRWLSVGSVLSTVLWLAITLGFGFYVANITNYNATYGSLAAVVIFLMWLFVSAFAVLIGAEVNSEMERQTMVDSTVGPDRPMGQRGAVMADSVALDRASRLLMEKKRRREAAHRASRVS; this is encoded by the coding sequence ATGACGCCGAGCGAGGGACCAGTCACGGAGGACGGCCAGCCGATTTCCCGTCAGGAAGCGGAGATGCTGGCCGATACGCTGCCCGGCGCACGGGGAGAATCCCCGCTGCAGCTTCCGCGCGCCGCCTGGTGGTCGATCGTCAAGCGCATCTACGTGATGATCGGCTTCCACAATCTCAGCCTCTTGGCCGCGGGCGTGGCTTTCTACGCTTTTCTCGCCTTCGTGCCGCTCATCGCGTCCATCGTCCTCCTGTACGGCCTGATCGGCGATCCGCAGAGCGTCGCCGCCAACGTCACGCTGCTCGAAGGCATCGTGCCGCCCGAGGTGCTGACCATCCTGAAGGAGCAGCTGCTGGCCATCGTCACCAGCAGCAAGACGGCGCAAGGCCTCGGCCTCTTCATCGCGCTCTTCTTTTCGCTCTACGGCGCGATGCGCGCGGCCACCGCGATGATCACCGCGCTCAACGTGATCTACGAGGAATATGAGACGCGCAACTTCATCCGCACAACCGGCCTCGCCGCTGCCATCACGCTCGGCATGGTCATGGTCGCCATCATCGGCACGGTGGCGATCTCACTGTTCACATATGCGCGCAATTTCCTCGCGCCTTATATCGGAAGCGCGGCCGCCCTGCTCATCCAGGGGCTGACCTGGCTGTTCGCGGGCGCGCTCATCAGCCTGACCTTCGCGGTGTTCTTTCGCTACGCGCCGGACCGGCGCGCCGCCAAATGGCGGTGGCTCTCCGTGGGCTCGGTCCTCTCTACGGTGCTCTGGCTGGCGATCACGCTGGGCTTCGGCTTCTATGTCGCCAACATCACGAACTACAACGCCACTTATGGCTCGCTCGCGGCGGTCGTCATCTTTCTCATGTGGCTGTTCGTGTCCGCTTTCGCGGTGCTGATCGGCGCGGAAGTGAACAGCGAGATGGAACGGCAGACGATGGTCGATTCGACCGTCGGCCCGGACCGCCCGATGGGCCAGCGGGGCGCGGTGATGGCGGACAGTGTCGCGCTCGACCGGGCGAGCCGGCTGCTCATGGAGAAGAAGCGCCGGCGGGAGGCCGCGCATCGCGCCAGCCGCGTATCCTGA
- a CDS encoding DUF2171 domain-containing protein — protein sequence MADLSQVREHMDIIGADGVHIGTVDKVEGDRIKMTKADSGSHGSHHHYLSGGLVAEIEGDQVRLSATGAAALLFEEEKDGEAIADRN from the coding sequence ATGGCTGATCTGAGTCAGGTGCGTGAGCATATGGACATCATCGGGGCGGACGGCGTGCACATCGGCACCGTCGACAAGGTCGAGGGCGACCGGATCAAGATGACGAAGGCGGACAGCGGCTCGCATGGAAGCCACCATCATTATCTGTCGGGCGGACTGGTCGCCGAGATCGAGGGCGATCAGGTCCGTCTGTCGGCGACGGGTGCTGCGGCACTGCTGTTCGAGGAAGAAAAGGACGGCGAAGCGATCGCTGATCGAAACTGA
- a CDS encoding cytochrome b, with protein sequence MIEAIRAWAARHTAERRYSPIGQVFHWTMAALILFQLGWGWYMSRLPAGGDKLRAFEVHAEIGLLMLMLALLRLLWRFIVPAPINDANDLGWQTRAAYVTHVLFYICFFGLPLSGWAMWSAIDGGPPLRLAGVIPWPLMPFAATPVPVQWLALHWGESIHAILILLLIVMIPLHVGAALKHHFWNRHDVLRGMLPELPEDAPLEVPRHGLQPPPPPPEKAGG encoded by the coding sequence ATGATCGAGGCGATCCGGGCCTGGGCGGCCCGTCACACGGCGGAACGGCGCTACTCCCCGATTGGGCAGGTCTTCCACTGGACCATGGCCGCGCTCATCCTCTTCCAGCTCGGCTGGGGCTGGTACATGAGCCGGCTGCCGGCGGGGGGCGACAAGCTGCGCGCCTTCGAGGTCCATGCCGAGATCGGCCTGCTGATGCTCATGCTCGCGCTGCTGCGCCTGCTCTGGCGGTTCATCGTTCCGGCGCCCATCAACGACGCCAATGATCTCGGATGGCAGACCCGCGCCGCTTACGTGACGCATGTCCTCTTCTACATCTGCTTCTTCGGCCTGCCGCTGAGCGGCTGGGCAATGTGGTCAGCGATCGACGGCGGCCCGCCGCTCCGCCTCGCAGGCGTCATCCCCTGGCCCCTCATGCCCTTCGCCGCGACGCCGGTGCCCGTCCAGTGGCTGGCCCTGCACTGGGGGGAGAGCATCCATGCCATCCTGATCCTGCTGCTTATCGTGATGATCCCGCTGCATGTGGGCGCGGCCCTGAAGCATCATTTCTGGAATCGACACGACGTGCTGCGCGGGATGCTGCCGGAGCTTCCGGAAGATGCGCCCCTGGAAGTGCCGCGGCATGGGCTGCAACCGCCGCCACCTCCTCCGGAGAAAGCCGGCGGCTGA
- a CDS encoding DUF2231 domain-containing protein, with the protein MTALHPRRETVLHPIHAILLSFPVAMFSGALVSDLAYLKTAEIQWSNFSAWLITGAMLGGTGALVWAALSFVLGKRTAPGRPRALGYLLILAAMWILGLINAFQHSRDGWSSVGGAGLALSILSTLLALLAAWIGFSGIRRKEVVA; encoded by the coding sequence ATGACCGCTTTGCACCCCAGAAGGGAGACGGTGCTTCATCCCATTCACGCCATTCTGCTGAGCTTTCCCGTCGCCATGTTTTCCGGCGCGCTTGTCTCGGACCTTGCCTATTTGAAGACGGCGGAGATCCAGTGGTCCAATTTTTCCGCGTGGCTGATCACGGGGGCGATGCTCGGCGGCACGGGCGCGCTGGTCTGGGCCGCGCTGTCCTTTGTCCTCGGCAAGCGGACGGCGCCGGGACGCCCGCGCGCGCTTGGCTATCTGCTGATCCTCGCGGCCATGTGGATACTCGGCCTCATCAATGCCTTCCAGCACAGCCGTGACGGCTGGAGCTCGGTGGGCGGCGCGGGTCTGGCGCTCTCCATCCTCTCCACGCTGCTGGCCCTGCTCGCGGCATGGATCGGTTTTTCCGGCATCCGCCGCAAGGAGGTGGTGGCATGA
- a CDS encoding retropepsin-like aspartic protease family protein, which translates to MPITTNPEWQQLALYAAGAALLLIILFNIPYVGRILRALLSFAILVFCLFLLFQHAPFDPNLARLTDRMGIDGQRIEGEEVHIPMARDGHFWADVRINGVKRRMLIDSGATITALSAQTADLASVQRDASMVPVILRTANGAVEARTGTVERLQLGGIQAQGLKVVISPALGPMDVLGMNFLSKLASWRVEGRTLILVPPRATAAGEPGSAEHAPF; encoded by the coding sequence ATGCCCATAACAACCAACCCCGAGTGGCAGCAGCTCGCGCTTTATGCGGCGGGCGCGGCGCTGCTGCTCATCATCCTTTTCAACATCCCCTATGTGGGGCGGATATTGCGCGCGCTCCTCTCCTTCGCGATCCTGGTTTTCTGCCTGTTCCTGCTGTTCCAGCATGCACCCTTCGATCCCAACCTCGCGCGCCTCACCGATCGCATGGGGATCGACGGGCAGCGGATAGAGGGCGAGGAAGTCCATATCCCGATGGCGCGGGATGGTCATTTCTGGGCCGACGTGCGGATCAACGGCGTGAAGCGCCGCATGCTCATCGACAGCGGCGCCACCATTACCGCCCTTTCGGCGCAGACCGCCGATCTGGCTTCGGTCCAGCGCGACGCCAGCATGGTGCCCGTGATCCTGCGGACGGCAAACGGTGCGGTGGAAGCGCGCACTGGGACGGTCGAGCGGCTCCAGCTCGGCGGCATTCAGGCCCAGGGCCTCAAGGTCGTGATCTCGCCCGCTCTGGGCCCGATGGACGTGCTGGGCATGAATTTCCTCTCCAAGCTGGCCTCATGGCGCGTGGAGGGGCGAACGCTCATTCTGGTGCCGCCACGGGCGACCGCCGCTGGAGAGCCCGGCTCGGCAGAACATGCGCCGTTCTGA
- a CDS encoding inositol monophosphatase family protein gives MMTRDKDESAPLDDALLTDIEALAVELAQLGGTEIRAALGGMLRVRYKSSEEDSAHFRDPVSEVDAHVETVIRERLAVHFPDHDIIGEEMDHRPGRGHDFLWAVDPIDGTTNFINGFPLFASSVGVLFRGRPIAGAVWCSTSHALEAGVYHAAVNGPLRFNGATLDSQVNPAVRRRLRGVPSAPSRPAPDWDSRKTGSAAIECAFVAAGLLEMAWFERPNIWDVAAGAALGIAAGKTMLEKQGGDDWQPFDGFQSVDREPGLWAAPMAIGSPEAVERFLREPAG, from the coding sequence ATGATGACTCGCGACAAGGACGAGAGCGCCCCGCTCGACGATGCCCTCCTGACCGACATCGAGGCGCTTGCCGTCGAGCTTGCCCAGCTGGGCGGCACCGAAATCCGCGCCGCGCTCGGCGGCATGCTGCGCGTGCGCTATAAGAGCAGCGAGGAGGATAGCGCGCATTTCCGCGATCCGGTGTCGGAAGTGGATGCCCATGTCGAAACCGTCATCCGCGAGCGGCTGGCGGTGCATTTCCCCGATCATGACATCATCGGGGAGGAAATGGATCATCGGCCGGGCCGTGGCCATGATTTCCTCTGGGCGGTCGACCCGATCGACGGCACCACCAATTTCATTAACGGCTTTCCGTTGTTTGCCTCTTCGGTGGGCGTCCTTTTCCGGGGACGGCCCATTGCCGGCGCGGTCTGGTGCAGCACCAGCCACGCCCTTGAGGCTGGCGTCTATCATGCTGCGGTCAACGGACCGCTGCGGTTCAACGGCGCGACGCTGGACAGTCAGGTCAACCCGGCCGTGCGGCGCCGCCTGCGGGGCGTCCCCAGCGCGCCGTCCCGTCCGGCGCCGGACTGGGACAGCCGCAAGACGGGATCGGCCGCTATCGAATGCGCTTTCGTCGCGGCCGGACTGCTCGAAATGGCATGGTTCGAAAGGCCCAATATCTGGGATGTCGCCGCCGGCGCCGCCCTTGGCATCGCGGCCGGCAAGACCATGCTGGAGAAGCAGGGAGGCGACGACTGGCAGCCCTTCGACGGTTTCCAGTCAGTCGATCGGGAGCCCGGGCTCTGGGCCGCCCCGATGGCCATCGGAAGCCCGGAGGCGGTGGAGCGGTTCCTGCGCGAACCCGCCGGCTGA
- a CDS encoding diacylglycerol/lipid kinase family protein produces MKRALLVHNDNAGTDPVPRHVIEAYLRRAGYESRYCSHLDEELEAALEGPFDLIVAAGGDGTVADVVSALKDQDVPIGILPLGGANNIAGALGVDGDWRTIPERWSAERWTLLDRCEADGPWGRRRFVEAVGTGVLTDAVDDAEEAPRTAAEKRENGRAAFRAALCRAEPFDCAIETPDRRWQGQCLMVEMLNIPFVGSTLALAPGALAGDGLFDIVVVQPHQRDLLHEWALDPDSAPCPLPVWRATRARLTVHDRPFRLDDRSPDATLSGSVEVRLRRPVKILQPWEPT; encoded by the coding sequence ATGAAGCGCGCCCTGCTGGTCCATAATGACAATGCAGGCACTGATCCGGTGCCACGCCATGTCATCGAGGCGTATCTGCGCCGCGCGGGCTACGAGAGCCGATATTGCTCGCATCTGGATGAGGAGCTCGAGGCCGCTCTCGAGGGTCCGTTCGATCTGATCGTCGCTGCGGGCGGCGATGGCACCGTGGCCGATGTGGTCTCGGCGCTGAAGGATCAGGATGTGCCGATCGGCATCCTGCCCCTCGGCGGCGCCAACAACATCGCCGGCGCGCTCGGCGTCGACGGAGACTGGCGCACGATCCCCGAGCGCTGGTCGGCCGAGCGCTGGACGCTGCTCGACCGCTGCGAGGCGGATGGCCCATGGGGCCGCCGCCGGTTCGTGGAGGCCGTCGGCACGGGCGTGCTTACGGACGCCGTGGACGATGCGGAGGAAGCCCCCAGAACGGCCGCCGAGAAACGGGAGAACGGCCGTGCGGCCTTCCGCGCCGCGCTGTGCCGGGCCGAGCCGTTCGATTGCGCGATCGAAACGCCCGATAGGCGCTGGCAGGGCCAATGCCTGATGGTGGAGATGCTGAACATTCCCTTTGTCGGGTCCACGCTGGCACTCGCGCCGGGCGCGCTCGCGGGCGACGGGTTGTTCGACATCGTGGTCGTGCAGCCGCACCAGCGCGACCTGCTGCACGAATGGGCGCTCGATCCGGACTCGGCCCCCTGCCCGTTGCCGGTGTGGCGCGCCACCCGAGCCCGGCTGACCGTGCATGACCGGCCCTTCCGCCTCGATGATCGCTCACCCGATGCGACACTGTCCGGCAGCGTGGAGGTCCGCTTGCGCCGCCCGGTGAAGATCCTCCAGCCATGGGAGCCGACATGA
- a CDS encoding c-type cytochrome, with translation MTGEAGSRRAAVRAAERDHFPRGTEAIVPRRQVATGERKQGKDETKLHIAGNGSGRRAVPVMNADSGTIMLRPRGIVLMAAIGLTTTALGACKPAELRPREADAQAIARGQDAAARLGCGACHTMPGIGWPQGRVGPDLHGYGDRALIAGRVPNRPEQLARFVRDAPSIAPGTAMPAIPMKDEEARDIAAWLQSFRAR, from the coding sequence ATGACAGGAGAAGCAGGCAGCCGGCGCGCCGCCGTCCGCGCCGCTGAACGCGATCACTTCCCCCGTGGCACGGAAGCGATTGTCCCGAGGCGGCAGGTCGCAACCGGCGAGCGGAAGCAGGGCAAGGATGAAACGAAGCTGCACATTGCCGGGAACGGATCGGGCCGCAGAGCGGTTCCAGTCATGAACGCAGACTCGGGGACAATCATGCTCCGCCCAAGGGGAATCGTCTTGATGGCGGCAATCGGACTGACGACCACTGCACTTGGCGCCTGCAAGCCGGCCGAGTTGCGGCCGCGTGAGGCGGACGCCCAGGCAATCGCACGCGGACAGGACGCTGCCGCGCGGCTGGGCTGCGGCGCCTGCCATACGATGCCGGGCATCGGCTGGCCGCAGGGGCGCGTCGGGCCGGATCTTCACGGCTATGGCGACCGTGCGCTGATCGCGGGCCGCGTGCCCAATCGACCCGAGCAGCTTGCCCGGTTCGTTCGCGATGCGCCGTCAATCGCGCCCGGCACCGCCATGCCCGCCATCCCGATGAAGGACGAGGAAGCGCGCGACATCGCGGCCTGGCTGCAAAGCTTCCGTGCGCGCTGA
- a CDS encoding PQQ-dependent sugar dehydrogenase, producing MRALRRQSVSRPAVAGLALSLALAGCSDGPLPPEQIGSRPHLPEPAETLVPPMKIASPTGWDGAKPRAPAGFTVTAVATDLKVPRQMLVLPNGDLLVAEGRGGGAPVMRPKDLIAGVIKSRGKSGTEGGDRITLLRDEDGDGRAEFRTTFISGLNAPYGLALVDGSLYVANQDALLRFPYQDGQTRITTPGTQVTKLPSRLNHHWTKALVPSADGTKLYVGIGSNSNVGERGMAVEEERAVIWEIDRETGARRTYVTGIRNPTALAIEPRTRALWAVVNERDEIGANLVPDYLTAVRPGAFYGWPYSYWGRHIDPRVRPQRPELVASAVTPDYSLGSHVAPLGLAFVRGPGFAGSYGEGAFVGQHGSWNRRTLVGYNVVWVPFSNGRPAGPPRPFLTGFIDEDGKARGRPVGVTYDPARRALFVADDLSNTIWRVAPATR from the coding sequence ATGCGTGCGCTGCGCCGCCAGTCGGTCTCGCGCCCGGCCGTGGCCGGCCTGGCGCTCAGCCTGGCGCTGGCGGGATGTTCCGACGGTCCGCTGCCGCCGGAGCAGATCGGGTCCCGCCCGCATCTGCCCGAGCCTGCGGAGACGCTGGTCCCGCCCATGAAGATCGCCTCGCCGACGGGCTGGGACGGCGCGAAGCCTCGTGCCCCGGCAGGCTTCACCGTTACCGCTGTCGCGACCGATCTCAAGGTGCCGCGCCAGATGCTCGTGCTGCCCAATGGCGACCTGTTGGTGGCGGAGGGCCGGGGTGGCGGCGCACCGGTGATGCGGCCCAAGGATCTCATCGCCGGCGTCATCAAGAGTCGCGGCAAGAGCGGCACCGAAGGCGGTGACCGCATCACCCTGTTGCGGGATGAGGATGGCGACGGCCGGGCCGAGTTTCGCACCACCTTCATTTCCGGGCTGAACGCGCCTTATGGCCTCGCGCTGGTGGATGGCAGCCTTTACGTCGCCAATCAGGATGCCCTGCTGCGCTTCCCTTATCAGGACGGCCAGACGCGGATCACCACGCCCGGCACGCAAGTCACCAAACTGCCCTCGCGGCTCAATCACCACTGGACCAAGGCGCTGGTCCCCAGTGCCGATGGCACGAAGCTTTATGTGGGGATCGGCTCCAACAGTAATGTCGGCGAGCGGGGCATGGCGGTGGAAGAGGAGCGCGCCGTCATCTGGGAAATCGACCGCGAGACCGGCGCCCGCCGGACCTATGTGACCGGCATCCGCAATCCCACCGCGCTGGCCATCGAGCCGCGCACCCGTGCTCTCTGGGCCGTGGTGAACGAGCGGGACGAGATCGGGGCCAATCTGGTGCCGGATTATCTCACCGCCGTGCGCCCGGGCGCATTCTATGGCTGGCCCTACAGCTACTGGGGCCGGCACATCGATCCACGCGTGCGCCCGCAGAGGCCGGAGCTGGTCGCCAGCGCGGTCACGCCGGATTATTCGCTGGGCTCCCATGTCGCGCCGCTGGGCCTTGCCTTCGTGCGCGGCCCGGGTTTCGCCGGCAGCTACGGCGAGGGCGCGTTCGTGGGCCAGCATGGCAGCTGGAACCGCCGGACCCTCGTCGGCTACAATGTCGTGTGGGTGCCGTTCTCCAATGGCCGGCCCGCCGGTCCGCCGCGTCCCTTTCTGACCGGCTTCATCGATGAGGATGGCAAGGCGCGGGGCCGGCCGGTCGGCGTCACTTATGATCCCGCGCGCCGGGCGCTGTTCGTCGCGGACGATCTCTCGAACACCATCTGGCGCGTCGCGCCGGCCACCCGATGA